The Candidatus Jordarchaeales archaeon genome includes a window with the following:
- a CDS encoding methionine adenosyltransferase: MNIRVSRLYSQPVESLEVEVVERKGIGHPDSLCDHAAEAASVSLSKYYQKHFGEILHHNVDKAILVGGRANVTFGGGEIIEPITFILAGRATTEVATEKKVKKIPAEEIAVGSIKEEFKRILRFLDVEKHLVVKALLRPGSADLRRIFEEGKKQAPLSNDTSIGVGFAPLTETERIVLEAEKYLNSKELKEKLPEVGEDIKVMGVRDREKITLTVAAAIIAPLTPDKDHYINVKEQIATELANLASKHTSKEIEVKVNVGDNYEKGIYYLTLTGTSAESGDDGQVGRGNRCNGLITPNRPMSIEATAGKNPYSHIGKIYNVLAGSIANRIAVEIDEVKEAYVYILGQIGRRIDDPAIASIQLLVDPTASWNNIQNEAREIAKEEIAKVTNITKLVLERQAILF; the protein is encoded by the coding sequence TTGAACATTAGAGTTAGCAGGTTGTATAGCCAACCAGTGGAAAGTCTGGAGGTTGAAGTGGTCGAGAGGAAAGGGATTGGGCACCCCGACAGCCTTTGCGATCACGCCGCCGAAGCCGCGAGCGTGAGCCTCTCGAAATACTACCAGAAACACTTTGGAGAAATACTACACCACAACGTAGACAAGGCGATATTAGTAGGTGGGAGAGCAAACGTGACGTTCGGGGGAGGAGAAATAATCGAGCCAATAACATTCATCCTCGCAGGAAGAGCCACAACCGAAGTCGCCACAGAGAAAAAAGTAAAGAAAATCCCAGCAGAAGAAATAGCGGTTGGAAGCATTAAAGAGGAGTTCAAGAGGATCCTACGATTCCTCGACGTAGAAAAACACCTAGTTGTCAAAGCGCTACTACGTCCAGGATCAGCAGACCTACGCCGAATATTCGAAGAGGGGAAAAAGCAAGCACCACTATCAAACGATACAAGCATAGGAGTCGGCTTCGCGCCTCTGACGGAAACCGAGAGAATAGTACTAGAAGCCGAAAAATACCTTAACTCCAAAGAGCTCAAAGAAAAACTTCCAGAGGTCGGAGAAGACATAAAAGTAATGGGAGTTAGAGACAGAGAAAAAATAACGCTAACAGTAGCCGCAGCAATAATAGCCCCGCTCACACCAGACAAAGACCACTACATAAACGTCAAAGAACAGATAGCAACAGAACTAGCCAACCTAGCCTCAAAACACACGAGCAAAGAAATAGAAGTAAAAGTAAACGTCGGAGACAACTACGAAAAAGGAATATACTACCTTACACTAACGGGAACCTCCGCCGAGAGCGGAGACGACGGACAAGTCGGAAGAGGAAACAGGTGTAACGGACTAATAACACCTAACAGACCAATGAGTATAGAAGCAACAGCAGGAAAAAACCCCTACAGCCACATAGGGAAAATATACAACGTCCTAGCAGGCTCCATCGCAAATAGAATAGCGGTAGAAATAGATGAAGTAAAAGAAGCATATGTATACATACTGGGACAAATAGGAAGAAGAATAGACGACCCTGCAATAGCCAGCATACAGCTACTAGTGGACCCAACAGCCTCATGGAACAACATCCAAAACGAAGCTAGAGAGATAGCAAAAGAAGAAATAGCAAAAGTCACTAACATAACAAAACTAGTCCTAGAAAGACAAGCCATACTCTTCTGA
- a CDS encoding 3-isopropylmalate dehydratase large subunit, with product MGKTLAEKILSLASGTDAYQGDIVVANVDFAMAQDGTAPLAIEAFKSMGVEKVWDPSRIALVIDHNAPSPNEGVSKLHKLMREWATSQGVILYDIGEGVCHQVMVERGHVKPGRVVLGADSHTCTYGALGALATGIGSTEMAAVFASGQLWLRVPETFLVIVEGKLPNGVYAKDIVLSVIGKVGADGATYMAVEYTGSTIKELSLDGRLTLCNMAVEMGGKTGLVAPDEKVVSFLKERGITGGYELLASDEDADFAEKLELDAEDLVPVVACPHSVDNVKSVEEVEGTPVSQVFIGTCTNGRIEDLRIAARVMKGRKVRVRTIIVPASREVYLKALREGLIEAFVEAGATVCNPGCGPCVGTHQGIPSPGDVVISTANRNFKGRMGCDDAEIYLASPHTAALAAVTGEIRDPRRGDI from the coding sequence ATGGGTAAAACGCTTGCCGAAAAAATTCTAAGTCTCGCCTCTGGAACTGACGCCTACCAAGGAGACATAGTGGTAGCTAACGTAGACTTTGCCATGGCGCAGGATGGCACAGCCCCCTTGGCGATTGAAGCCTTCAAGAGTATGGGGGTAGAAAAAGTCTGGGATCCCAGTAGGATAGCGCTCGTCATAGACCACAACGCCCCCAGTCCCAACGAAGGTGTCTCGAAGCTACATAAGCTGATGAGAGAGTGGGCTACAAGTCAAGGGGTAATCCTTTACGACATAGGGGAAGGTGTCTGCCACCAAGTTATGGTGGAGCGTGGACACGTAAAACCTGGAAGAGTCGTCCTAGGAGCCGACAGCCACACATGCACTTACGGTGCGCTCGGCGCCTTGGCTACTGGTATAGGGTCAACGGAGATGGCTGCTGTCTTTGCAAGCGGCCAGCTCTGGCTGAGAGTCCCAGAAACGTTCCTTGTAATTGTCGAGGGTAAGCTTCCCAACGGGGTCTACGCTAAGGACATTGTTTTGTCAGTCATTGGGAAAGTTGGAGCTGACGGGGCAACCTACATGGCCGTTGAGTATACGGGAAGTACCATTAAGGAACTCAGCCTGGACGGACGGTTAACTCTCTGCAACATGGCTGTAGAAATGGGTGGAAAAACGGGTCTAGTGGCCCCCGACGAGAAAGTGGTCTCCTTCCTAAAGGAGAGAGGGATAACAGGCGGATACGAGTTACTTGCAAGCGACGAGGATGCAGATTTTGCCGAAAAGCTAGAGCTCGACGCCGAGGACCTAGTGCCGGTCGTTGCATGTCCCCACTCTGTGGACAATGTTAAATCAGTAGAAGAAGTTGAAGGAACACCCGTTAGCCAAGTATTCATAGGAACCTGCACTAACGGTAGAATAGAAGATCTAAGAATCGCTGCAAGAGTTATGAAAGGAAGGAAAGTCAGGGTGAGAACAATAATTGTGCCAGCTTCCAGAGAGGTTTACCTCAAAGCCTTGAGAGAAGGACTCATTGAGGCATTCGTAGAGGCAGGCGCTACCGTCTGCAACCCTGGATGCGGCCCCTGCGTCGGGACACACCAAGGGATACCGTCACCCGGCGACGTTGTCATCTCCACGGCTAATAGAAACTTTAAGGGGAGAATGGGTTGTGACGACGCCGAAATATACCTTGCCTCACCTCACACCGCTGCGCTGGCAGCGGTAACTGGAGAAATAAGAGACCCTAGAAGGGGAGACATATGA
- a CDS encoding ABC transporter ATP-binding protein, giving the protein MSAISIRGLRKVFGSFVALDGVDLEVPEGVCFGLLGPNGAGKTTTIKIILGLLEPSGGEARVFGERAGSYDVRRRIGYLPERIEYHNHVLCIDFLKYVGILNHMRPLAAERAAREILAWVGLEGWEEQPIGTLSAGMKQRLGLAQALMGDPDLLILDEPTVNLDPIGRKEILDKVRELVKDGKTVLLSSHILSEVEMVCDYVGIIYRGRTLRQGKLEEVVQEIVHGRSGKYELVVDKTDEVLSLLREKGVEAAVEGGRIIISSSNMDFVGRIIPKVLAEANVCLTKFAPIGGALQEVFLQLVSENV; this is encoded by the coding sequence GTGAGCGCTATATCGATACGTGGGCTGAGGAAGGTTTTCGGGAGCTTTGTAGCGCTGGACGGCGTTGACCTAGAGGTCCCCGAAGGTGTTTGCTTCGGGCTTCTAGGTCCTAACGGGGCGGGTAAAACGACGACGATAAAAATAATCCTCGGTTTGTTAGAGCCCAGCGGGGGCGAAGCTAGGGTTTTTGGTGAAAGGGCCGGAAGTTATGACGTGAGACGAAGGATAGGGTACCTCCCCGAGAGGATAGAATACCACAACCACGTTTTATGCATAGACTTCCTGAAGTACGTGGGCATTTTGAATCACATGAGGCCGCTTGCCGCTGAGAGGGCTGCGAGGGAGATTCTTGCATGGGTTGGTCTTGAGGGGTGGGAGGAGCAGCCTATAGGAACGCTGAGTGCCGGTATGAAGCAGAGACTTGGCTTAGCTCAGGCGTTGATGGGGGATCCAGACCTTTTGATACTTGACGAGCCGACGGTTAACTTGGACCCTATTGGAAGAAAGGAAATTCTCGACAAGGTGAGGGAGCTTGTCAAGGACGGGAAGACCGTCCTACTGTCGAGCCACATTCTTTCGGAAGTTGAAATGGTGTGTGACTATGTCGGGATAATCTACAGGGGGCGGACGCTTAGGCAGGGAAAGTTGGAGGAGGTCGTCCAAGAGATAGTTCACGGTAGGTCTGGAAAATACGAGCTCGTGGTAGATAAGACCGACGAGGTTCTCTCCCTCCTAAGGGAGAAGGGGGTTGAGGCGGCGGTGGAAGGCGGGCGAATAATAATTTCCTCTTCGAACATGGATTTCGTTGGAAGGATTATCCCGAAAGTTTTAGCTGAGGCGAATGTGTGCCTAACGAAGTTTGCCCCGATAGGCGGGGCGCTGCAAGAGGTATTCCTCCAGCTTGTTTCAGAAAACGTTTAA
- a CDS encoding ribosomal protein L13e, with protein MEKIKPMVRVPKSLNKVREGRGFSLGELREANLTLHDAKKIGVMVDKRRRSVHKENVEALRKLVDVLKAGKAIKEVSEEEKAVEEAPAEKVEKAKVEQVEVVEEGTPLTILKGLGPKTAEKLKNAGIENLEQLAKSDAKLLSEATGISEKKLASWIEEAKELVKKKK; from the coding sequence ATGGAGAAGATTAAGCCCATGGTGCGTGTTCCGAAGAGCTTAAACAAGGTTAGAGAGGGGCGCGGTTTCAGCTTAGGCGAACTGAGGGAGGCAAACCTTACATTACATGACGCGAAGAAAATCGGGGTAATGGTCGATAAAAGAAGGAGGAGCGTCCACAAGGAAAACGTTGAGGCACTAAGAAAACTAGTAGATGTGCTGAAAGCCGGAAAAGCTATTAAAGAAGTTAGCGAGGAGGAAAAAGCCGTTGAAGAAGCGCCCGCCGAAAAAGTTGAGAAGGCGAAAGTGGAACAGGTCGAGGTAGTAGAGGAAGGAACACCGCTAACCATTCTTAAAGGGCTTGGACCGAAGACTGCTGAGAAGCTCAAGAACGCAGGCATAGAGAACCTAGAACAACTGGCGAAAAGCGACGCAAAACTCCTCTCTGAAGCCACGGGAATAAGCGAGAAGAAACTTGCTTCTTGGATAGAGGAAGCTAAGGAACTTGTGAAAAAGAAAAAGTAA
- a CDS encoding (Fe-S)-binding protein: protein MKVSSPIAEVEEPLYIDSLRCFRCGLCRTTCPVFEVQGTEDWNTRGRILLLRGLILGEIQLSRSLADRIFSCTLCKKCEVICPSKVNVTRLIQEARFRLVKNGVQFPEAYQKQRENILKFGTVMGRQLSLTSKIPKNVRIACDSSTVFHVGCVASGSYPLIAQLALGVLSRFTPIRTFDSEKCCGGVLLTMGCREDFKSYSERYVREVEGEKIEKIVTLCPMCYNTFAEEYPWKVEVRHTSQVYEELLDSGKLSFTRRIDASVAYHDPCHLGRHAGIYEPPRKVIENIPGVRFVELEFRRELSVCCGGPVRSSYPWIRDYLSEKVVRLAVEAGASYLATACPTCFHNLYSASMLSDSEVKVVMVDELVGFAIGTPVEIPLYKT, encoded by the coding sequence GTGAAGGTATCTTCTCCCATAGCGGAGGTCGAAGAACCACTGTATATCGACAGCTTAAGATGTTTCAGGTGCGGTCTTTGCCGGACCACTTGCCCCGTATTTGAAGTCCAGGGGACTGAAGACTGGAACACACGTGGCCGCATACTCCTACTAAGAGGGCTAATCTTAGGGGAAATCCAGCTCTCACGTTCACTAGCCGATAGGATCTTCTCATGCACACTGTGTAAGAAATGCGAGGTTATATGCCCGTCTAAGGTTAACGTAACGCGCCTCATCCAAGAAGCGAGGTTCAGGCTCGTCAAAAACGGTGTGCAGTTCCCAGAGGCGTATCAAAAACAGCGAGAAAACATACTGAAATTTGGAACTGTGATGGGAAGACAACTCTCACTCACTAGTAAAATACCTAAAAACGTCAGAATTGCCTGCGACAGCAGCACAGTCTTCCACGTTGGATGTGTGGCCAGCGGCTCCTACCCACTTATAGCCCAGCTGGCGCTGGGGGTACTTTCAAGGTTCACCCCTATACGGACATTTGACTCTGAGAAGTGTTGTGGTGGAGTCCTTCTAACCATGGGGTGCAGAGAAGACTTCAAGAGTTACTCTGAACGATATGTTAGAGAAGTTGAGGGCGAGAAAATCGAGAAAATAGTTACACTGTGCCCGATGTGCTACAACACTTTTGCAGAAGAATACCCGTGGAAAGTTGAAGTCCGCCACACATCACAGGTGTACGAGGAGCTCCTTGACTCTGGAAAACTCAGTTTCACAAGGAGAATTGACGCGTCAGTGGCGTACCACGACCCATGCCACTTGGGACGCCACGCAGGAATATACGAGCCACCTCGCAAAGTCATAGAAAACATACCTGGAGTAAGGTTTGTGGAACTAGAGTTCCGCCGCGAGCTCTCGGTTTGCTGCGGTGGCCCTGTGAGATCCTCATACCCGTGGATAAGGGACTATCTCTCGGAGAAGGTGGTTAGGTTAGCGGTTGAAGCTGGAGCGTCATACTTGGCCACAGCTTGCCCCACATGTTTCCACAACTTGTACTCGGCTTCAATGCTTTCCGACTCTGAAGTAAAAGTTGTTATGGTGGACGAGCTTGTAGGCTTTGCCATCGGCACCCCAGTAGAAATCCCCCTGTATAAAACATAA
- a CDS encoding isocitrate/isopropylmalate dehydrogenase family protein — MAKKVGYIEGDGIGHEIVPVTIEILEELVPQIELIPIEAGLNYMKKTGKNVLISDEALELAATCDAILKGPTETPPGPGSPKSVVVTLRQALDLYANVRPFQYPGKIDVIIVRENTEDLYKGIEHRLSSDVAIGVRVITRKGSKRIAEYAYKMASQFGRRKVTIVHKATVMKETCGLFRETCLEVASQYPSIETEEMHVDTIAMNLVLNPARFDVILTTNMFGDILSDLCAGIVGSIGLCPSANVGDKNAMFEAIHGSAPDIAGKGIANPAGIILAAALMLDYLGYTTQAKKLRDATLSVVTEKVKVTPDLGGNATTRQMAEEILRKAKQES; from the coding sequence ATGGCAAAAAAGGTAGGCTACATAGAGGGCGACGGCATAGGACATGAAATAGTTCCAGTAACTATTGAGATACTCGAAGAGTTAGTCCCACAAATAGAGTTGATACCGATAGAAGCCGGGCTAAACTACATGAAGAAGACAGGGAAAAACGTACTCATAAGCGACGAGGCGTTAGAGCTTGCAGCAACATGTGACGCCATACTCAAGGGACCGACGGAAACGCCTCCCGGGCCTGGAAGTCCGAAAAGCGTAGTAGTCACGCTAAGACAAGCATTAGATCTTTACGCCAACGTACGCCCCTTCCAGTACCCGGGAAAAATAGACGTCATAATAGTCAGAGAGAACACGGAAGATCTGTACAAGGGAATAGAGCATAGGTTGTCGTCCGACGTCGCCATCGGCGTACGAGTAATAACCCGAAAAGGATCCAAAAGAATAGCTGAATACGCCTACAAGATGGCGTCCCAATTCGGAAGGCGCAAAGTTACCATAGTCCACAAAGCAACAGTCATGAAAGAGACGTGTGGCCTCTTCAGGGAGACTTGTCTCGAAGTCGCATCCCAATATCCTTCAATTGAAACGGAAGAAATGCACGTCGACACTATAGCGATGAACTTAGTTCTTAACCCGGCGCGCTTCGACGTTATACTCACAACCAACATGTTCGGAGATATACTCTCCGACCTCTGTGCTGGCATAGTTGGAAGCATAGGGTTATGCCCGTCGGCAAATGTGGGAGATAAAAACGCCATGTTCGAAGCAATACACGGAAGCGCGCCGGACATAGCTGGAAAAGGCATAGCGAACCCCGCGGGAATAATACTCGCAGCAGCACTCATGCTCGACTACCTAGGATACACGACCCAAGCAAAAAAGCTCAGAGACGCCACACTAAGCGTGGTAACCGAAAAAGTCAAAGTGACCCCCGACCTAGGCGGCAACGCCACGACAAGACAAATGGCGGAAGAAATACTTCGAAAAGCCAAGCAAGAAAGCTAA
- a CDS encoding ABC transporter permease subunit, translating to MASVSLNKVQAVVLQTLFMTLEEMKALYKTKAFVLFSVLMLLPMQLILISYALTQYPNLLAEVEKSLFLNGLLENGAIDVFRDIFSSAMGVQTVQMGTIRFAVGATDYYLNFPIVAIVAILTCGFIASEREKGTFQVYVSKPVYRTQLVISKFLSFSLVSLLLTALTYSIAYFAYATFLLAPFSLLSLGVQETVSLLLTLIFFTWLFILAVGSITIFFSSLIDRSIIAGVASLIILTLLSILPAMLIVFGGAGLSTYLRFFDIPSLAQQLIDYYSLGPINYYRGLWNIITMFGFFSEFILSRLVEPATALSSLLLLIIVPLLAACIITEKREAV from the coding sequence ATGGCGTCTGTCTCCTTAAATAAGGTTCAAGCTGTTGTCTTACAGACGTTGTTCATGACATTAGAAGAGATGAAGGCGCTTTACAAGACGAAGGCGTTCGTGCTGTTTTCGGTCCTCATGCTTCTGCCGATGCAGCTGATCTTAATATCTTACGCTTTAACTCAATATCCCAATCTTCTAGCTGAAGTCGAAAAATCGCTTTTCCTAAACGGTTTGCTTGAGAACGGAGCCATTGATGTTTTCAGAGATATATTCTCCTCGGCCATGGGAGTCCAGACGGTCCAAATGGGCACTATACGTTTCGCTGTAGGTGCCACCGACTACTACCTAAACTTCCCAATAGTCGCCATCGTGGCAATCCTTACATGTGGCTTCATAGCGTCTGAGAGGGAAAAGGGGACTTTCCAAGTGTACGTTTCAAAACCAGTCTATAGAACCCAGCTGGTGATATCTAAGTTCCTTTCATTCTCCTTGGTAAGCTTACTATTGACAGCTCTAACCTACTCTATAGCTTACTTTGCCTACGCCACCTTTCTACTCGCCCCGTTTTCCCTACTTTCTTTAGGCGTGCAGGAGACCGTGAGCTTATTGTTAACGCTAATATTTTTCACGTGGCTCTTCATACTCGCTGTTGGCTCTATAACTATCTTTTTTTCGTCGCTCATAGACCGATCCATCATAGCCGGGGTGGCATCCCTCATAATCTTAACGTTGTTATCCATACTTCCAGCTATGCTCATTGTGTTTGGAGGAGCCGGCCTTTCAACCTATTTAAGGTTCTTTGACATACCTAGCTTGGCTCAGCAATTGATAGACTACTACTCCCTCGGCCCCATCAATTACTATAGGGGTCTCTGGAACATCATAACAATGTTCGGATTCTTCTCAGAATTTATCCTTTCCAGACTGGTGGAGCCAGCGACGGCGCTCTCCTCTCTCCTTTTGCTCATAATAGTCCCATTGTTGGCAGCATGCATTATAACTGAAAAAAGAGAGGCAGTGTAG
- a CDS encoding Lrp/AsnC ligand binding domain-containing protein: protein MHVVYILLMTEAGMEHEVAEEISKIEQVTEAHVTYGEWDVVVRVEIDDLGRKLDEIVTRIRRTRGVTKSMTLISTG from the coding sequence GTGCATGTAGTCTATATTCTCTTGATGACTGAAGCGGGCATGGAGCACGAGGTTGCAGAGGAAATATCAAAAATCGAACAAGTCACCGAAGCCCATGTAACTTACGGTGAGTGGGATGTCGTAGTTAGAGTTGAAATAGACGACCTAGGACGAAAATTGGATGAAATAGTCACGAGGATTAGGAGAACGAGGGGTGTAACAAAGAGCATGACGCTGATTTCAACAGGGTAA
- a CDS encoding beta-galactosidase, whose protein sequence is MGLSSGKGSSPHLLSGEVHYFRLPPSEWRNRILKAKEAGLHAISTYIPWNWHEISEGVFDFSGDTHPQRNLELFLETAEEEDMLVIAKPGPYICAEWIYGGIPPWLLKSRPEIRALDSSGKPTKWLSKKAPVVSYLHPTYLEFAERWMKKVSEVIKKYEASRGGCVFIVQVDNESCYGFHFSPFDTDYNPVVVGACGKEGLYHEWLKTKFPSIEQLNMAYGTKYTDFSEVQPPRKLDGRRNLPAVLDWIEFKEQIIATFLHKMAESVRSTGVDVLLITNDFFISLLSPPVQVKSRFLVDAVNLYPHYLDDESFLAVVNYLELFKGCQPGKPLIVAELQAGWFSYKTSKNTLHALARLAHVKGARITNFYMFSGGVNPKGFGTTGKLYFKDAPVSPEGRKTDKYYTIKLFASLVETSPPPDPTYDLHVAYYHKYSAAEIADGCDVHGRKYRAISTSFRRLLLSLLKNGLSYSITPIEFVNPQISPLLFNAFDFLNEEGAEKLVHYVEEGGTLILTPQTPSFGERNRSPNALAEALGVTEQNVRSGVVELASQKLEVRSATVFKVKEAEPLAILNERHLCGFRSDIGKGKVIQLGFTPSFSQLEKLVPNLRPVCRASNVMACLSRDEKGYSLFVCNFERKDVEGVVHLCLPDYSTLIRFSLPARGSAVWPLRRKFNFGELVYATAEIVEVSKEGLTFWAYEGSRVSIELKTGENLPLHGDASRHLGRTMFFEVYAKRGENMVAEKPLKLVVIGVRRPELEGVRERAINTIRKFAVKRVLGY, encoded by the coding sequence ATGGGTCTCTCATCGGGGAAAGGCTCTAGCCCTCATCTTCTGAGCGGAGAAGTGCACTACTTCCGTCTACCTCCGTCAGAGTGGCGTAACCGCATACTGAAAGCTAAAGAAGCCGGTCTACATGCAATTTCAACTTACATACCATGGAACTGGCATGAGATCAGTGAAGGAGTGTTCGATTTTTCGGGGGACACTCACCCTCAAAGAAATTTAGAACTTTTCCTTGAAACAGCCGAGGAAGAAGATATGCTCGTAATTGCTAAGCCGGGGCCATACATATGCGCTGAATGGATTTACGGTGGGATACCGCCTTGGCTTCTGAAAAGCCGACCAGAAATACGTGCTCTCGACTCTTCGGGAAAACCGACGAAGTGGCTTTCAAAAAAAGCACCAGTCGTGAGCTACCTTCACCCAACTTACCTTGAATTTGCAGAGAGATGGATGAAAAAAGTTTCTGAAGTGATAAAGAAGTACGAGGCATCTAGAGGAGGTTGCGTATTCATAGTTCAAGTGGATAATGAGTCCTGTTACGGTTTCCATTTCTCGCCGTTCGACACAGATTACAACCCAGTAGTTGTAGGGGCATGCGGAAAGGAAGGTTTGTACCACGAGTGGCTTAAAACTAAATTCCCATCGATAGAACAGCTCAACATGGCTTACGGAACGAAATACACCGATTTCTCCGAAGTTCAGCCACCTAGAAAACTAGATGGGAGGCGCAATCTCCCAGCGGTACTCGACTGGATTGAGTTCAAAGAGCAAATAATTGCCACTTTCCTTCACAAGATGGCCGAATCTGTCAGGAGTACTGGGGTAGACGTGCTCCTAATAACGAATGACTTTTTCATCTCTCTCCTTTCCCCTCCAGTACAGGTGAAAAGTCGCTTTTTGGTCGATGCAGTAAACCTATACCCTCACTACCTTGACGACGAGTCATTTCTTGCGGTTGTAAACTACCTCGAGCTTTTCAAGGGGTGCCAACCTGGAAAACCACTTATAGTGGCAGAACTCCAAGCAGGGTGGTTCTCTTATAAGACGTCTAAAAACACGCTGCACGCTCTGGCAAGACTTGCACACGTAAAGGGTGCTAGAATAACAAATTTCTATATGTTTTCTGGGGGAGTAAATCCTAAGGGCTTTGGCACCACGGGAAAACTCTATTTCAAGGACGCGCCAGTCAGCCCTGAGGGAAGAAAGACTGACAAGTATTATACCATCAAATTGTTCGCCTCACTCGTTGAAACTTCCCCACCACCTGACCCAACATACGACCTTCACGTTGCATACTATCACAAGTACAGTGCTGCGGAGATCGCTGATGGTTGTGACGTTCACGGGCGGAAATACAGGGCCATATCAACTTCATTCCGCCGCCTCCTGCTATCTCTCTTAAAAAACGGGCTGAGTTACTCTATTACTCCAATTGAATTCGTCAATCCGCAGATTTCCCCTCTGTTATTTAACGCGTTTGATTTCTTAAACGAAGAAGGAGCCGAAAAGCTGGTACATTACGTCGAGGAAGGTGGTACTTTAATCCTAACCCCTCAAACTCCCTCCTTCGGTGAAAGGAACCGCTCACCTAACGCCCTAGCGGAGGCACTAGGGGTTACCGAGCAGAACGTTAGGAGCGGGGTAGTTGAGCTCGCCAGCCAAAAATTGGAGGTACGCTCCGCCACTGTTTTCAAAGTTAAAGAAGCAGAGCCCCTGGCGATTCTTAACGAAAGACATCTGTGCGGCTTCCGTTCCGACATTGGGAAAGGAAAAGTTATCCAACTTGGCTTCACTCCAAGCTTCTCTCAATTAGAAAAGCTAGTACCCAACTTGAGACCGGTGTGTAGGGCGAGCAACGTTATGGCGTGCCTTTCGAGGGACGAGAAAGGCTACAGTTTATTTGTTTGCAATTTCGAACGGAAAGATGTCGAAGGAGTTGTCCACTTATGCCTCCCCGATTACAGCACGTTGATACGCTTTTCTCTCCCGGCGAGAGGCAGCGCGGTATGGCCCCTCAGGCGAAAGTTCAACTTTGGGGAATTGGTGTACGCCACAGCAGAAATCGTCGAAGTTAGTAAAGAAGGTCTCACCTTCTGGGCGTATGAAGGGTCAAGAGTCAGTATCGAGTTAAAGACCGGCGAAAATCTTCCACTGCATGGAGACGCCAGTAGACACCTTGGGAGAACCATGTTCTTTGAAGTTTATGCCAAGAGGGGGGAAAACATGGTTGCAGAAAAACCACTAAAATTGGTTGTAATTGGGGTTAGGCGCCCCGAGCTAGAAGGAGTTAGAGAGCGTGCAATAAACACCATAAGAAAGTTTGCCGTTAAAAGAGTTCTCGGATACTAA